One genomic window of [Clostridium] scindens ATCC 35704 includes the following:
- a CDS encoding FAD-binding oxidoreductase translates to MAIISREQIVEGLVDILGKDQVVTDEQVLKESSIDRYRKYEQVCEVYTQPIPAAVVYVRSAEEVSEVLKFANDNEINIVPRTGHSAIEGGLETALKDSVVIDGSTMNKVIKVDEYNMQVTCQCGVPLQELDDMLRERGLTTGHSPQSKPLAQMGGLVATRSIGQFSTLYGGIEDMIVGLEAVFPNGKICRIKNVPRRAAGPDIRHIICGNEGALCFITEVTLKLFKWQPENNRYIGYKLDDEHMKLGFDCLREVMVAGYKPSFARLYDAADAQQHFSSWLEEGKAILIWMAEGPANITPAIEEGIKDLMSKHPELEEVDPKLIEKWYGGLNWGPEQIAEEKEEIKATQNIGITTEVSGNWDNIYEIYKTACDRIMEEVPDMTLMGGHSSHSYINGTNMYFVYYYNIVDCAPEEEINKYHDRINQIICEQVIKYGGSIVHHHGLGKARARYVTEEYGSSYYMLKTLKQAFDPNGVMNMGTLIPLRK, encoded by the coding sequence ATGGCAATTATTTCAAGAGAACAAATCGTAGAAGGATTAGTTGATATCCTTGGAAAAGATCAGGTCGTAACAGACGAGCAGGTATTAAAAGAAAGCAGTATCGACAGATACAGAAAATATGAGCAGGTATGCGAAGTATATACGCAGCCTATCCCGGCAGCAGTGGTATATGTTAGGAGCGCCGAGGAAGTATCAGAAGTGCTGAAATTCGCTAATGATAATGAAATTAACATAGTGCCAAGGACAGGGCACTCCGCGATCGAGGGCGGACTCGAGACAGCCCTTAAGGATTCTGTCGTAATCGACGGCTCTACTATGAATAAAGTAATCAAGGTAGATGAGTACAACATGCAGGTTACCTGCCAGTGCGGCGTGCCGCTTCAGGAACTGGATGACATGCTTAGAGAAAGAGGACTTACGACGGGACATTCCCCACAGTCCAAGCCGCTTGCACAGATGGGCGGGCTGGTTGCGACAAGAAGTATCGGTCAGTTCTCTACCCTGTATGGCGGTATCGAAGATATGATCGTAGGATTGGAAGCAGTATTTCCGAACGGCAAGATCTGCAGAATCAAGAATGTACCAAGGCGTGCGGCAGGACCGGACATCAGACACATCATCTGCGGCAACGAGGGAGCGCTCTGCTTTATTACAGAAGTTACATTAAAACTCTTCAAATGGCAGCCGGAGAACAACCGTTATATCGGATACAAGCTGGATGACGAGCATATGAAACTTGGATTTGACTGCCTGCGCGAGGTTATGGTAGCAGGATATAAGCCATCTTTCGCAAGACTTTATGATGCGGCAGATGCGCAGCAGCACTTCAGTTCCTGGCTGGAAGAAGGCAAGGCAATCCTGATCTGGATGGCAGAGGGCCCGGCAAATATCACTCCTGCGATCGAGGAAGGCATCAAGGATCTGATGTCCAAGCATCCGGAACTGGAAGAAGTAGACCCGAAGCTGATCGAGAAATGGTATGGCGGACTGAACTGGGGACCAGAGCAGATTGCGGAAGAGAAGGAAGAAATCAAGGCTACCCAGAACATCGGCATTACGACAGAGGTATCCGGAAACTGGGATAATATTTATGAAATCTACAAGACTGCATGTGACAGAATCATGGAAGAAGTACCGGATATGACGTTGATGGGAGGGCACTCTTCTCACAGTTATATCAATGGAACGAACATGTATTTCGTATACTATTACAATATCGTAGACTGCGCTCCGGAAGAGGAGATCAACAAATATCACGACAGAATTAACCAGATTATCTGCGAACAGGTTATCAAATACGGCGGATCCATCGTTCATCATCATGGACTTGGAAAGGCAAGAGCAAGATATGTAACAGAGGAGTATGGATCTTCCTACTATATGCTGAAGACTCTGAAGCAGGCATTCGATCCAAACGGCGTTATGAACATGGGAACATTGATTCCGCTGCGTAAATAA
- a CDS encoding electron transfer flavoprotein subunit beta/FixA family protein, protein MADGQLQVDTSYAKLLWNCFDEGALEMMLRLSDLSEGFDVVYELNALTVGRLRHETFLKTLYALGFSHAVRVEAEEDVDLRFCPGLIADVTAKYVKETASSDVIVMGTQSSDGSNMKTPLLLAERLGWTCITQVTAMEPVDEKHLKVTSQEDGKTAVQVVTVPIVLAVGNAPCAYLRVPTLKDKMKLGKRPIEHISLHEELAESQSRNVELKGLTPIDDSRDTILIEGESPQEKAEKLYEMYLKGRLERL, encoded by the coding sequence ATGGCAGATGGACAGCTTCAGGTAGACACTAGTTACGCAAAACTGCTGTGGAACTGTTTTGATGAAGGAGCACTGGAAATGATGTTAAGGCTTTCTGATTTATCAGAAGGCTTTGATGTCGTATATGAGCTTAATGCGCTGACGGTCGGCAGGCTCCGTCATGAAACCTTTTTAAAGACCTTGTATGCGCTTGGATTTAGCCATGCTGTCAGGGTAGAGGCAGAAGAGGATGTGGACTTAAGATTCTGCCCGGGCCTGATTGCAGATGTAACAGCAAAATATGTAAAAGAGACGGCTTCTTCGGACGTGATCGTTATGGGGACACAGAGTTCGGATGGCAGCAACATGAAGACGCCGCTGCTTCTTGCGGAGAGGCTTGGGTGGACATGCATCACGCAGGTGACAGCGATGGAGCCGGTAGATGAAAAGCATCTGAAGGTAACCAGCCAGGAAGACGGAAAGACAGCGGTACAGGTTGTGACGGTTCCCATCGTGCTGGCGGTAGGAAATGCGCCTTGCGCCTATTTAAGGGTTCCTACGCTGAAAGACAAGATGAAACTGGGGAAAAGACCAATCGAACATATCAGCCTTCATGAAGAACTGGCAGAAAGCCAGAGCCGGAATGTAGAACTTAAGGGGCTGACACCGATAGATGACAGCAGGGATACCATACTGATAGAAGGAGAGTCGCCGCAGGAGAAGGCAGAGAAACTGTACGAGATGTATTTGAAAGGGAGGCTTGAAAGACTATGA
- a CDS encoding electron transfer flavoprotein subunit alpha/FixB family protein — protein sequence MKYHYIINAYSDDAICQMEEFHAFQDAFLKDSEQGEVYILCRGNEDIELLARHIAENAVVVAAPDYSPEAVLEVLEQEADSEDLYIFGSGYSGIELSVRLSERLGGSSVTSVHALEAGEPVTVRKMVYANHMEGTFAMKKGPYCISLAKGMQRKEAQEGIFHIERELRCRKGNDFVVSRETMKEETAGGLSDAKIVVAAGRGIQNKENARFLEEAAKAFGGELGASRPVAMNAWTPMSRLIGVSGKMIAPEVCITAGVSGAAAFYAGIEKSKLIVAINTDEQAPIMKKADVAIVDDFMPVIQSLRKIVKEQ from the coding sequence ATGAAATATCATTATATTATAAATGCCTATTCTGATGATGCCATCTGCCAGATGGAAGAATTCCATGCGTTCCAGGATGCCTTCCTGAAAGATTCTGAACAGGGCGAGGTCTATATTCTTTGCAGAGGCAATGAAGATATAGAACTGCTTGCAAGGCATATCGCTGAAAACGCGGTTGTGGTGGCTGCGCCGGACTATTCCCCGGAGGCTGTGCTGGAGGTCCTTGAACAGGAGGCGGATTCCGAAGACCTTTATATTTTCGGGAGCGGTTATAGCGGCATCGAACTTTCTGTAAGACTGTCCGAAAGGCTTGGGGGAAGTTCCGTAACGTCCGTCCATGCTCTGGAGGCGGGGGAACCCGTGACGGTAAGGAAGATGGTCTATGCAAACCATATGGAAGGCACGTTCGCGATGAAGAAAGGACCTTACTGTATCTCGCTTGCGAAAGGAATGCAGCGTAAGGAGGCACAGGAGGGCATATTCCATATTGAGAGGGAACTTCGCTGCAGAAAAGGAAACGATTTTGTGGTTTCCAGGGAGACCATGAAAGAAGAGACGGCCGGAGGCCTGAGCGATGCAAAGATCGTGGTTGCAGCCGGAAGAGGCATTCAGAATAAAGAAAATGCAAGGTTCCTTGAGGAAGCGGCAAAAGCCTTTGGCGGAGAACTTGGGGCAAGCCGTCCGGTGGCGATGAATGCTTGGACGCCTATGAGCAGGCTGATTGGCGTGTCCGGGAAAATGATCGCGCCGGAGGTCTGCATTACAGCGGGCGTATCCGGGGCCGCGGCGTTTTATGCAGGAATTGAAAAGAGCAAGTTGATCGTAGCAATTAATACGGACGAGCAGGCGCCGATCATGAAGAAGGCAGATGTGGCAATCGTGGATGACTTCATGCCGGTAATCCAATCTCTGCGCAAGATTGTAAAAGAGCAATAA
- a CDS encoding FAD-binding oxidoreductase, producing the protein MRQLIYTMKEQYEEFLIDESKFSGYADSISFPESQEEMQEVLLELKKGRVPVTIQGGKTGITGAGVPKGGHVMNLSHMNKVKDSVLLEDGTGLITVEPGINLIDLGKEIAARFRKTPLFWPPDPTESSATAGGIAATNAQGICRLLYGPSRDYFASLKLLNSDGEIMAIEKGQKLTLASGREIDRMDAVLGKEGITGAICELTLRLIPKPQSQWGIAFFFGSSEDAGRFVDILRLDMPECEHAKVAAVEYIDRMAMDLIEEHKTTMTKIKELPDIGEETKGMVYIELHGDEEEIEILAESLMESAMVCNSNPEEAWAVSGETDVEKMHAFRHGAAETSNLYIEKVRQMDERITKLGTDMAISGTPFSEILSYVEKELHDAGLKGSVFGHAMENHLHINILPENYEEYEAGIRLIRQWASQVREHQGKVVSEHGIGKLKLEILDGFVPERYIGLCKELKEQLDKDSLWNNGNIFKEEEAAI; encoded by the coding sequence ATGAGACAATTGATTTATACGATGAAAGAACAATATGAAGAGTTTTTAATAGACGAGTCAAAATTCTCCGGATATGCGGACAGCATTTCTTTCCCGGAGAGCCAAGAAGAGATGCAGGAAGTGCTTCTGGAACTGAAAAAAGGACGGGTACCCGTGACTATCCAGGGAGGAAAGACTGGAATTACCGGAGCAGGCGTTCCCAAAGGCGGACATGTCATGAACCTGTCCCATATGAATAAAGTTAAGGACAGCGTCCTGCTGGAGGACGGGACCGGGCTGATCACCGTGGAGCCCGGCATTAACCTGATCGATCTCGGGAAAGAGATTGCCGCGCGGTTCAGGAAGACCCCCTTATTCTGGCCTCCGGATCCTACCGAGAGTTCAGCCACGGCAGGCGGTATTGCGGCGACGAATGCCCAAGGCATCTGCCGGCTTCTATATGGACCAAGCAGAGATTATTTCGCGTCTTTAAAACTTTTGAATAGCGATGGAGAGATTATGGCGATAGAAAAAGGGCAGAAACTGACCCTTGCGTCAGGCAGGGAAATCGACAGGATGGATGCGGTGCTGGGAAAGGAAGGAATCACCGGGGCAATCTGCGAACTGACGCTGAGACTGATTCCGAAGCCGCAGAGCCAGTGGGGGATTGCGTTTTTCTTTGGCAGCAGCGAGGATGCAGGGAGGTTTGTCGATATTCTAAGGCTCGACATGCCGGAATGCGAACATGCGAAGGTAGCCGCGGTAGAATACATTGATCGGATGGCGATGGACCTGATCGAGGAGCATAAAACTACGATGACGAAGATCAAGGAACTGCCGGATATCGGGGAAGAGACCAAAGGCATGGTCTATATAGAACTGCACGGAGACGAAGAGGAAATAGAGATCCTTGCCGAGTCCTTGATGGAATCGGCGATGGTATGCAATAGCAACCCGGAAGAGGCGTGGGCCGTATCCGGCGAGACGGATGTGGAAAAAATGCATGCATTCCGCCATGGAGCCGCAGAGACCTCCAATCTATATATCGAGAAAGTGCGGCAGATGGATGAGCGGATTACCAAGCTGGGAACAGACATGGCGATATCCGGCACGCCATTTTCAGAGATTCTTTCTTATGTAGAAAAGGAACTTCACGATGCCGGATTAAAAGGCAGCGTATTTGGCCATGCTATGGAAAATCATCTGCATATAAATATACTGCCTGAGAATTACGAGGAATATGAGGCGGGAATCCGGCTGATACGCCAATGGGCATCGCAAGTGAGAGAACATCAGGGGAAAGTGGTCAGCGAACACGGAATCGGCAAGCTGAAGCTGGAGATACTGGACGGATTCGTGCCGGAGCGCTATATAGGGCTTTGCAAAGAATTAAAAGAGCAGCTGGATAAAGACAGCCTTTGGAACAATGGAAATATATTTAAAGAAGAGGAGGCTGCCATATGA
- a CDS encoding electron transfer flavoprotein subunit beta/FixA family protein, with translation MKIAVCMKQVPAASEGNMDPETGVLIRAGLQAIVNVYDLAALEAALKIKETYGAEVHVFTMGPQKAESVLREAFAMGADEGFLICDKAFAGADVLATSYTLMQAIKSAGDYDLILCGKQTTDGDTAQVSGALARWMGMPQASWVTEIVKVLQNAVDVRYNMDNRTLSARVALPCLLSVEKDSFVPRMPSLKLKISGRKKEIRLLGIHDFIDQEEEHYGLKGSATRVKKIFPPKRTKRQDVAVLERKEAAEYILNILEVDRQEEQI, from the coding sequence ATGAAGATCGCAGTATGCATGAAGCAGGTGCCAGCTGCCTCCGAAGGGAATATGGATCCTGAGACAGGCGTGCTTATCCGGGCAGGGCTTCAGGCAATTGTAAATGTATATGATCTGGCGGCCTTAGAGGCCGCCCTTAAAATAAAGGAAACATACGGTGCAGAAGTCCATGTATTCACGATGGGACCGCAGAAGGCAGAAAGCGTGCTTCGGGAAGCATTTGCCATGGGGGCGGATGAAGGTTTCCTTATCTGCGATAAGGCCTTTGCGGGCGCCGACGTGCTTGCCACATCCTATACGCTGATGCAGGCAATTAAGTCAGCGGGAGATTATGATCTGATCCTGTGCGGCAAACAGACGACCGACGGTGATACCGCCCAGGTAAGCGGCGCGCTGGCAAGGTGGATGGGTATGCCGCAAGCAAGTTGGGTGACCGAAATTGTAAAAGTCCTTCAAAATGCAGTTGATGTAAGATATAATATGGATAATCGGACGCTATCGGCGCGGGTTGCATTGCCCTGCCTGCTGTCTGTTGAGAAGGATTCCTTCGTGCCAAGGATGCCCTCGCTCAAACTTAAGATCAGCGGAAGAAAGAAAGAGATCCGTCTGCTGGGGATCCATGACTTTATAGATCAGGAAGAAGAGCATTATGGCCTAAAAGGATCAGCCACAAGAGTGAAGAAGATATTTCCGCCCAAGCGTACGAAGCGGCAGGATGTAGCGGTATTGGAAAGAAAAGAGGCGGCGGAATATATTCTGAATATCTTAGAGGTGGACAGGCAGGAGGAACAGATATGA
- a CDS encoding electron transfer flavoprotein subunit alpha/FixB family protein: MRQANIEEWSKILVYIECRKGKIHPVGRELIAEASRLAKRLDMPVYAAAIGSDLEKIEGQLSGCPLERLYLYEAADEYSPLAYEKILADCIKEIKPSIVLIGGTSEGRALAPRLAVVFETGLTADCTSLEIDEEGNLVQIRPAFGGNVMASIVTRFTRPQFATVRPGVMEPAFIEGQPAPKIIRDSIDAAEDAFQVLSVKEANVTESIADARILVVAGRGVRKKEDLSMLEELAGLLGGRLASSRALVEKGWMPAKCQIGLSGNTVSPQYIITCGVSGTVQFMAGMKHAKNIIAINRDPDARIFEIAHYPVLGDLYEIVPEMIGRLKAKKGDDIAET; the protein is encoded by the coding sequence ATGAGACAGGCAAACATAGAGGAATGGTCTAAGATCCTGGTATATATCGAGTGCAGGAAAGGGAAGATACATCCGGTAGGGCGCGAGTTGATCGCAGAGGCGTCAAGGCTTGCAAAAAGGCTTGATATGCCGGTCTATGCGGCAGCGATAGGCAGTGATCTGGAGAAGATAGAGGGGCAGTTAAGCGGCTGCCCGCTTGAGAGACTCTATCTATACGAAGCGGCGGACGAGTATAGCCCGCTTGCATATGAGAAGATCCTGGCGGATTGTATCAAGGAGATTAAGCCTTCCATCGTCCTGATCGGTGGAACTTCTGAAGGAAGGGCGCTGGCGCCCAGGCTTGCAGTTGTCTTTGAGACTGGCTTGACGGCGGACTGTACATCCCTTGAGATTGATGAGGAGGGCAATCTGGTGCAGATCAGGCCTGCGTTTGGCGGAAATGTGATGGCCAGCATTGTGACACGCTTTACAAGGCCTCAGTTTGCCACAGTAAGGCCTGGGGTGATGGAGCCGGCGTTCATAGAAGGACAGCCGGCCCCGAAGATCATAAGAGATTCGATTGATGCTGCTGAGGATGCATTTCAGGTCCTGAGTGTAAAAGAGGCGAATGTTACGGAGAGCATTGCGGACGCGCGCATTCTTGTCGTGGCAGGAAGAGGCGTCAGGAAGAAAGAGGACCTGTCAATGCTTGAAGAACTGGCGGGCCTTCTTGGAGGAAGACTTGCCTCAAGCAGAGCCCTGGTGGAGAAGGGATGGATGCCTGCGAAGTGCCAGATCGGCCTGTCAGGCAATACGGTGAGCCCGCAATATATCATTACCTGCGGGGTGTCGGGAACCGTACAGTTTATGGCTGGCATGAAGCATGCCAAGAATATCATCGCGATCAATAGGGATCCGGATGCGCGGATATTCGAGATTGCCCATTATCCTGTACTTGGCGACCTGTATGAGATCGTACCGGAGATGATCGGACGATTGAAGGCAAAGAAAGGCGATGATATTGCTGAAACTTAG
- a CDS encoding BCCT family transporter, whose translation METEVQEKTVKLSLRKGVFFPPWLLLVAMVVVSLTNGEAFMAGLNTVTNWILGNFAWAFNLTTLACVITVIMVYFSPLGKVRIGGSKARPMMRFIDLVWITLCTTIAAGILFWACAEPLYHMYAPAAVEGVEAGTAGSALFAMKTMFLEWTWSPYAIYTVATLIFAFVFYNMNQSYSMGSALVPVFGEKVKKYNGVVDVICLFALVAGMAASLGTGTMTIGGGIEKVFGIKSDPAAWGVIIAVIVTTFIISSISGIMKGIRLLSSINAKVYMVLLLFLFVFGPTAFMLNFSVESWGAYIQDFFKLSLMTGDVFQDSWAKSWPIFYWCNWLAWTPITAVFLGKILRGYTIKDAIKCNFVIPAIFSTIWMGLFATASIYYELNGAGMYDILTNKGTEAVVYAVFDQLPLAMIVIPFYLFIVFISFVTASDSNTNAMAGLCTSGITQDEQESPAWLKIVWGISIALMTWLLISFAGIDGIKAASNLGGFPNMFLIIIMIIGLWKLSHNPKKYDVHKEDYDSSGRPIESPRLPVEKE comes from the coding sequence ATGGAAACAGAAGTACAAGAGAAGACCGTGAAACTATCGTTGAGGAAGGGAGTATTCTTTCCGCCCTGGCTTTTGCTGGTGGCAATGGTCGTAGTGAGCCTTACGAACGGCGAAGCTTTTATGGCAGGCCTTAATACGGTGACAAATTGGATACTGGGGAACTTTGCGTGGGCATTCAACTTGACGACGCTGGCCTGCGTGATCACCGTTATCATGGTATACTTTTCCCCGCTTGGAAAGGTGCGAATCGGAGGAAGCAAGGCAAGGCCAATGATGCGGTTCATCGATCTGGTGTGGATCACGCTATGCACGACGATTGCGGCAGGCATACTCTTCTGGGCATGCGCAGAGCCGCTGTATCATATGTATGCGCCTGCGGCAGTAGAAGGAGTCGAGGCAGGAACAGCCGGTTCCGCTCTGTTCGCTATGAAGACGATGTTTCTGGAATGGACCTGGTCTCCGTATGCGATCTATACAGTAGCGACCCTGATTTTCGCGTTCGTATTCTACAATATGAACCAGTCCTATTCCATGGGATCTGCGCTGGTGCCGGTCTTTGGAGAAAAGGTAAAGAAATACAACGGAGTCGTGGATGTCATCTGCCTGTTTGCCCTTGTAGCCGGAATGGCCGCATCGCTTGGAACCGGCACGATGACGATTGGCGGCGGCATTGAGAAGGTATTTGGCATCAAAAGTGACCCTGCGGCGTGGGGCGTGATTATCGCCGTTATCGTGACTACCTTCATCATATCAAGTATCTCAGGTATCATGAAAGGCATCCGGCTTCTGTCGTCTATCAATGCCAAGGTATATATGGTCCTTCTGCTGTTCCTGTTCGTATTCGGGCCAACGGCATTCATGCTGAACTTTTCCGTGGAATCATGGGGCGCTTATATTCAGGACTTTTTCAAACTGAGCCTGATGACGGGAGATGTATTCCAGGATAGTTGGGCAAAGAGCTGGCCAATCTTCTACTGGTGCAACTGGCTGGCATGGACGCCGATAACCGCTGTCTTCTTAGGAAAGATCCTGAGAGGCTATACGATCAAGGACGCGATTAAGTGTAACTTTGTTATTCCTGCAATTTTCAGCACCATCTGGATGGGACTTTTTGCGACGGCTTCCATTTATTATGAATTGAATGGCGCAGGAATGTATGATATATTGACGAATAAAGGAACAGAAGCAGTTGTATATGCCGTATTTGACCAGTTGCCTCTGGCCATGATTGTGATCCCGTTCTATCTGTTTATCGTGTTCATATCATTTGTCACAGCATCCGACTCTAACACGAATGCCATGGCAGGATTGTGCACGAGCGGCATTACGCAGGATGAGCAGGAGTCTCCGGCATGGCTTAAGATCGTATGGGGCATCTCCATCGCGCTTATGACGTGGCTGCTGATCAGTTTCGCGGGAATCGACGGAATCAAGGCAGCATCGAACCTTGGCGGCTTCCCGAATATGTTCCTGATCATCATTATGATCATTGGATTATGGAAACTAAGCCATAATCCGAAGAAGTATGATGTACACAAAGAAGATTACGACAGCAGCGGGCGGCCGATTGAATCGCCAAGGCTGCCGGTTGAAAAGGAGTAA
- a CDS encoding glycerol-3-phosphate responsive antiterminator — translation MSLTKEYFMEATEACPVIPAIKNDEWLEGCKESECGIVYIIYGDICTVADIVDKVKEMGKKAIVHVDLILGLSSKEISVDFIKKYTKADGIISMKPALIKRANELGMFTIQRFYMMDALTYANIVKHVKNCNPDVVEFLPAGLPKVIQYLLEEIDKPVVASGLILDKDDVMGALKAGAFAVSTTNREMWDC, via the coding sequence ATGTCTTTGACAAAAGAATACTTTATGGAAGCAACAGAAGCCTGCCCGGTCATCCCAGCCATCAAGAATGACGAATGGCTGGAAGGCTGCAAAGAGTCGGAGTGCGGGATTGTCTATATTATTTACGGAGATATCTGTACGGTTGCAGATATCGTGGATAAAGTGAAGGAAATGGGCAAGAAGGCAATCGTACATGTGGATCTGATTTTAGGCTTGTCGTCTAAAGAGATCAGTGTGGACTTTATTAAGAAGTATACGAAGGCAGACGGCATCATAAGCATGAAGCCGGCGCTGATCAAGCGTGCCAACGAGTTGGGCATGTTCACGATACAGCGGTTCTATATGATGGACGCGCTTACCTATGCGAATATCGTCAAGCATGTCAAAAACTGTAACCCGGATGTGGTCGAGTTCCTGCCGGCGGGATTGCCCAAAGTCATACAATATCTACTGGAAGAGATTGACAAGCCGGTGGTAGCAAGCGGGCTGATTCTGGATAAGGATGATGTCATGGGGGCCTTAAAGGCTGGCGCATTTGCAGTATCGACCACCAACCGGGAAATGTGGGACTGTTAG
- a CDS encoding damage-control phosphatase ARMT1 family protein: MKADIECHGCCVRKAEGLLEQYQVPDEKKAQVMEAVEKTVREAKAEESAPEMMAKVMRILEAGVGITDAYDIPKKRYNELLLSKEDGICQEIRQEKDPFFSALQYAITGNYIDFGAMSDVNEEKLNELLADRHSVTLDAGETALLRKELACAKKLVYITDNAGEIVLDKVFIRVIEEIFPELDITVLVRGVPTLNDATVEDAEFAGLDQLARILPNGTDIPGTPLEDISQEALKAIDEADLCIAKGQGNFETLRGCGRNIYYLFLCKCQLFVKKFQVERFTPVLSNETRIVQYA, translated from the coding sequence ATGAAAGCAGACATTGAATGTCATGGATGCTGTGTCCGGAAGGCAGAAGGACTTCTAGAACAATATCAGGTGCCGGATGAAAAGAAGGCACAGGTGATGGAAGCGGTTGAAAAGACGGTGAGAGAGGCCAAAGCAGAGGAATCAGCCCCGGAGATGATGGCTAAAGTCATGAGGATACTGGAAGCAGGAGTAGGTATTACTGATGCATATGATATCCCGAAGAAAAGATATAATGAACTTCTTTTGAGCAAAGAAGATGGAATATGCCAGGAGATCCGGCAGGAGAAGGATCCTTTCTTTTCTGCCCTGCAGTATGCCATTACAGGGAATTATATTGATTTTGGAGCAATGTCGGATGTCAATGAGGAGAAATTAAACGAACTGCTGGCAGATCGCCACAGCGTTACCCTTGATGCCGGGGAGACTGCCTTGCTTAGAAAGGAATTGGCTTGCGCGAAGAAACTGGTGTATATTACAGACAATGCGGGGGAGATCGTGCTGGATAAAGTCTTTATCCGCGTGATTGAGGAAATATTTCCGGAACTGGACATTACGGTGCTGGTACGCGGCGTACCGACTCTGAATGATGCGACGGTGGAGGATGCCGAATTTGCCGGGCTGGATCAGTTGGCCCGCATTCTGCCAAATGGCACGGATATCCCGGGAACGCCTCTTGAGGATATCAGCCAGGAGGCTTTAAAAGCAATCGATGAGGCAGATCTTTGCATTGCCAAAGGACAGGGAAATTTTGAGACTTTACGGGGATGCGGCAGGAACATATATTATCTGTTCCTGTGTAAATGCCAGCTTTTCGTGAAGAAGTTCCAGGTTGAGCGCTTCACCCCGGTACTTAGCAATGAAACAAGAATTGTGCAATATGCATAA
- a CDS encoding SDR family oxidoreductase, with protein sequence MSLNMNDFSMDFFSLKGKNAIVTGGNSGLGQAFALALAKAGANIFAFAFVDDDGTTKKLIEDCGVKYTFMQGDLTEDGMCDKVAEKCVETYGSIDILVNCAGICKIADVLDFGRAEWDPMIAINLTGAFDLSHAVAKYMIPQKSGKIINICSLFSFLGGLGSPAYAAMKAGLMGLTKAYADELGKYGISVNGIAPGYFQTAMTSGTGSANDEKYNKIKDHIPADRWGERQDLMGATVFLASHASDYVNGTVLVVDGGYLVR encoded by the coding sequence ATGAGTTTGAATATGAATGATTTTTCTATGGATTTCTTTTCACTGAAGGGTAAGAATGCAATCGTAACAGGCGGAAACAGCGGACTGGGACAGGCATTCGCACTGGCGCTTGCAAAAGCAGGAGCAAACATCTTCGCATTTGCATTTGTAGATGATGACGGAACAACCAAGAAACTGATCGAAGACTGCGGCGTAAAATACACATTCATGCAGGGGGACCTAACAGAAGACGGAATGTGCGACAAAGTAGCAGAGAAGTGCGTAGAGACCTACGGAAGCATTGACATCTTAGTAAACTGCGCAGGCATCTGTAAGATCGCAGACGTACTTGACTTTGGCAGGGCAGAGTGGGATCCGATGATTGCCATCAACCTGACAGGCGCATTCGACTTAAGCCATGCAGTTGCTAAATACATGATCCCTCAGAAGAGCGGAAAGATCATCAACATCTGCTCCCTGTTCTCCTTCCTTGGCGGACTTGGATCACCTGCATACGCAGCCATGAAGGCAGGACTTATGGGTCTTACCAAGGCTTATGCTGACGAACTTGGAAAATATGGCATCTCTGTAAACGGAATCGCTCCTGGATATTTCCAGACAGCAATGACATCCGGTACAGGAAGCGCCAACGATGAGAAATATAACAAGATCAAAGATCATATTCCGGCTGACCGCTGGGGCGAGAGACAGGATCTTATGGGCGCGACCGTATTCCTTGCAAGCCATGCTTCCGACTATGTAAACGGAACCGTGCTGGTAGTTGACGGCGGATACCTTGTAAGATAA